From the Clostridium sp. Marseille-P299 genome, one window contains:
- a CDS encoding thiamine diphosphokinase translates to MSKKTLIITGGHIDFTFAKQFINDYKFDYIICADHGLVAANSLLITPNAIVGDFDSADASILEQYKNDDNIYIRSFKPEKDYTDTEIAVDLAIEIGSTEVVILGATGSRIDHMLANIGLLIKFLQKDIAAYIIDKNNKLYLINKETVIEKEKLYGEYISLIPITDIVMGVTLKGFKYPLNNHKLVKEESLGISNEIIEDVARISMTSGTILVIEAQD, encoded by the coding sequence TTGTCAAAGAAAACCTTAATTATAACTGGTGGACATATAGACTTCACATTTGCTAAGCAATTTATAAATGATTATAAATTTGATTATATCATATGTGCGGACCATGGATTAGTAGCTGCTAATAGTCTTTTAATAACACCAAATGCAATCGTGGGCGATTTTGATTCAGCGGATGCGAGTATATTAGAACAGTATAAAAACGATGATAATATCTATATACGTTCTTTTAAACCAGAAAAAGATTATACAGATACTGAAATTGCAGTTGATTTAGCAATTGAAATTGGTAGTACAGAAGTTGTGATTTTAGGGGCAACTGGTAGCCGTATTGACCACATGCTTGCCAATATAGGTCTTTTAATTAAGTTTTTACAAAAAGACATTGCAGCATATATCATTGATAAAAATAATAAATTATATTTAATTAATAAAGAAACCGTTATAGAAAAAGAAAAACTATACGGTGAATATATATCACTTATTCCGATCACAGACATTGTAATGGGTGTTACACTTAAAGGATTTAAGTATCCTTTAAATAATCACAAATTAGTGAAAGAAGAAAGTCTTGGCATCAGCAATGAAATTATTGAGGATGTAGCAAGAATTTCTATGACAAGTGGAACCATACTTGTTATAGAAGCACAGGATTAA
- a CDS encoding penicillin-binding transpeptidase domain-containing protein, translated as MFRYKSYNRKNLMIVVTVIAIVAIYLVGRLFYLMVIASDEYAVRAQELHERERSIKAERGTIYDRNGTVIATNKPVSTISVIHNQIKDPEGVISALSEALNLSEETVRKRVEKYSSIERIKSNVDKETADYIRNLSLEGVMVDEDYKRFYPYGSLASKVLGFTGSDNQGIIGLEVEYDSYLQGVNGTILTLATAHGIEIENAAENRIEPIPGNSLYTSLDVNIQMYAEQAATKVMEAKGANSATIIVMNPQNGELYAIASVPEFDLNQPYQLNSYLTQKYEGITLTDKEKNDLLNNMWRNPAISDTYEPGSTFKIITATAAFEEGVVSLNDTFYCPGYKIVEDRKIRCHKAGGHGSENFIDGIKNSCNPVFMEIGARVGATKFYSYFDKLGLSKRTGVDLPGEANSIKHKLENVGAVELATMTFGQSFQITPLQLLVSASAVVNGGTLVTPHFGVKINNAEGTTIKTLNYETTPNVVSKATSETMKSLLEAVVSDGTGKRAYLPGFRIGGKTATSEKLPRRSGKYISSFIGFAPADDPQVMAIVLIDEPVGIYYGGTIAAPVIAEVFDNILPYLGIEPVYTEKEIKDNNIGTFEVPDFTNLEKSEVIKQVKLYPFDGIYYLGEGTVVKEQFPLAGEVIENNSSLILYLE; from the coding sequence ATGTTTCGATATAAATCGTATAATCGTAAAAATTTAATGATAGTAGTTACTGTCATCGCTATTGTTGCAATTTATTTAGTAGGAAGATTATTTTACCTAATGGTAATTGCATCGGATGAATACGCGGTAAGAGCACAAGAACTGCACGAAAGAGAACGAAGTATAAAGGCAGAGCGTGGAACTATATATGATAGAAATGGTACAGTGATAGCGACGAATAAACCGGTATCAACCATTTCTGTTATTCACAATCAAATTAAAGATCCAGAAGGAGTCATATCTGCACTTTCAGAAGCGTTAAATCTTAGTGAGGAAACCGTAAGAAAGAGAGTCGAGAAATATTCCTCCATTGAACGTATTAAATCTAACGTAGATAAAGAAACTGCGGATTATATACGAAATTTATCTTTGGAAGGCGTTATGGTAGATGAAGATTATAAGAGATTTTATCCATATGGAAGTCTTGCCTCTAAGGTATTAGGATTCACTGGAAGTGATAATCAGGGTATTATTGGCCTTGAAGTGGAGTACGATTCTTATCTTCAGGGTGTCAATGGAACAATTTTAACTTTAGCAACTGCTCATGGAATTGAAATTGAGAATGCTGCAGAGAATAGAATAGAACCGATCCCTGGAAATAGCCTTTATACGAGTCTTGATGTTAATATTCAGATGTATGCTGAACAAGCAGCAACCAAGGTAATGGAGGCAAAAGGAGCGAATAGTGCTACTATCATTGTTATGAATCCACAAAATGGTGAACTTTATGCGATTGCCAGTGTACCAGAATTTGATTTAAATCAGCCTTATCAATTAAATTCGTATCTAACACAAAAATATGAGGGTATCACACTTACGGATAAAGAAAAAAATGATCTTTTAAATAATATGTGGAGAAATCCTGCAATCAGTGATACTTACGAACCTGGTTCTACCTTTAAAATAATAACTGCGACAGCAGCTTTTGAAGAAGGTGTTGTTTCCTTAAATGATACTTTTTATTGTCCAGGATATAAAATTGTAGAGGATAGAAAAATCAGGTGTCATAAAGCGGGCGGTCATGGAAGTGAAAATTTCATTGATGGTATTAAAAACTCATGTAACCCAGTATTTATGGAAATAGGAGCTAGAGTTGGAGCTACAAAGTTCTATTCCTATTTTGATAAACTTGGCTTATCTAAAAGAACAGGAGTTGATTTACCTGGAGAAGCAAATTCTATAAAGCATAAGTTAGAGAATGTGGGTGCTGTAGAGCTTGCAACAATGACATTTGGGCAATCCTTTCAAATCACACCACTTCAGCTTCTAGTTTCAGCTAGTGCTGTCGTTAATGGCGGAACCTTAGTTACTCCACATTTCGGAGTGAAAATTAACAATGCAGAAGGAACTACGATTAAGACATTAAATTATGAAACTACTCCTAATGTAGTGTCAAAAGCCACTTCAGAGACTATGAAATCTTTATTAGAGGCAGTTGTTTCCGATGGTACAGGTAAGAGAGCATATCTTCCAGGATTTCGTATTGGTGGTAAGACTGCTACATCGGAAAAATTACCTAGACGTTCTGGGAAATATATCTCATCTTTTATTGGATTTGCACCAGCGGATGATCCTCAAGTTATGGCGATTGTATTGATTGATGAGCCAGTTGGAATTTACTATGGTGGAACAATTGCAGCGCCAGTAATTGCAGAAGTCTTTGATAATATTTTACCTTATTTAGGTATAGAGCCAGTTTATACGGAAAAAGAGATAAAAGATAATAATATCGGAACATTTGAAGTTCCAGATTTTACAAACTTAGAAAAGTCAGAAGTTATAAAACAAGTAAAATTATATCCTTTTGATGGTATATATTACCTAGGTGAAGGAACTGTAGTAAAAGAGCAATTTCCGCTAGCAGGTGAGGTAATTGAGAATAACAGTAGCTTGATTTTATATTTGGAATGA
- the mraZ gene encoding division/cell wall cluster transcriptional repressor MraZ, with product MFMGEYNHTIDAKGRIIIPSKFREALGENFVVTLGLDGCLFVYPNEEWLTFVNQLKNLPGNKEARQLQRYFMAGAADCEVDKQGRILIPSKLREHASLDKDVVFVGVLSKIEIWSKERWENNSYDNMDDIADHMSEFGLSF from the coding sequence ATGTTTATGGGGGAATACAATCATACGATTGATGCTAAAGGCAGAATAATAATACCATCTAAGTTTCGTGAAGCATTAGGCGAAAACTTTGTAGTTACATTAGGCCTTGATGGTTGTTTGTTTGTATATCCAAATGAAGAATGGCTTACCTTCGTAAATCAACTTAAAAACCTTCCGGGAAATAAAGAAGCGAGACAGTTACAACGATATTTTATGGCTGGTGCTGCTGATTGCGAAGTGGACAAGCAGGGTAGAATATTAATACCAAGTAAATTAAGGGAACACGCTAGTCTTGATAAAGATGTTGTATTTGTAGGGGTTCTTAGCAAAATAGAAATATGGAGCAAAGAACGTTGGGAAAACAACAGTTATGATAATATGGACGATATTGCAGATCATATGTCTGAATTTGGACTTAGCTTCTAG
- the rsmH gene encoding 16S rRNA (cytosine(1402)-N(4))-methyltransferase RsmH: MTEKNEKSSGEFKHVSVLLQETVDSLNVKLDGIYVDGTLGGGGHAFEVCKRLGENGRYIGIDQDEDALRAAGKRLAVYGDKVTFVRSNYCNIKNVLQNLNIDKVDGILLDLGVSSYQLDTKERGFSYKEDAPLDMRMDTRNEMTAKDIVNNYSEFDLYRIIRDYGEDKFAKNIAKHIVRMRNEHPIETTFQLVEAIKAAIPMKIRMNTGHPAKKTFQAIRIELNKELEVLSNSLDDMIDLLNPGGRLSIITFHSLEDRIVKVNFKKNENPCTCPPTFPVCVCGNKSKGINITRKPIIPSDEEMEFNTRSKSSKLRVFERR, encoded by the coding sequence ATGACAGAAAAGAATGAAAAATCCTCGGGGGAATTTAAACACGTATCAGTACTTTTACAGGAAACAGTGGATAGTCTAAATGTAAAGCTAGATGGCATCTATGTCGATGGGACACTAGGTGGCGGTGGACATGCATTTGAAGTATGCAAACGTTTAGGCGAGAATGGAAGATATATTGGAATCGATCAAGACGAAGATGCACTACGAGCTGCTGGAAAGCGCTTAGCTGTGTATGGAGATAAAGTTACATTTGTACGTAGTAACTATTGTAATATTAAGAATGTATTACAGAATTTAAATATCGATAAAGTCGATGGTATTTTACTTGATTTAGGAGTGTCTTCCTACCAACTTGATACAAAAGAGCGTGGTTTTTCTTATAAAGAAGACGCACCACTTGATATGAGAATGGACACAAGAAATGAAATGACAGCAAAAGATATTGTAAATAATTACAGTGAATTTGATTTATATCGAATCATAAGGGACTATGGGGAAGATAAATTTGCTAAAAACATTGCAAAACACATTGTTCGCATGAGAAATGAACATCCAATTGAAACTACATTTCAATTAGTAGAAGCGATTAAAGCAGCAATACCTATGAAGATTCGAATGAATACTGGTCATCCAGCAAAGAAAACATTCCAGGCAATACGAATTGAGTTAAATAAAGAACTTGAAGTTCTTAGCAATTCACTCGATGATATGATTGACTTATTAAATCCAGGTGGAAGACTTAGTATCATAACATTTCATTCACTTGAAGATAGAATTGTAAAAGTCAATTTTAAAAAGAACGAAAATCCTTGTACATGTCCACCTACATTTCCAGTATGTGTGTGTGGGAACAAGTCAAAAGGAATTAATATAACAAGAAAACCAATTATCCCATCGGATGAAGAGATGGAATTTAATACTAGATCAAAAAGCTCAAAGCTAAGAGTATTCGAAAGAAGATAG
- the lgt gene encoding prolipoprotein diacylglyceryl transferase encodes MFLAMSSNINFPNLGLELNNVPSGFTVFGFYIAFYGVVIATGMILGVLMAQWQAKRTGQNPELYLDFALYAIILSVIGARIYYVAFAWDEFKADPIQIINLRTGGLAIYGGVITAVITGLVYCRIKKVSFGLLGDTGMLGMLVGQIIGRWGNFFNKEAFGKYTDGLFAMQLDINAVSSDYTCSLATLTNRYADRPDALERIIEIRNNTKLIDGITYIQVHPTFLYESVWNLILLICLIFYSKHKKFNGEILLLYLAGYGLGRVWIEGLRTDQLFLWNSPIAVSQLLSALLVIVSILIIAIIRIRLKKKTA; translated from the coding sequence ATGTTTCTAGCAATGAGTTCTAATATAAACTTTCCAAACTTAGGCTTGGAATTAAATAATGTACCAAGCGGATTCACTGTATTTGGATTCTATATTGCTTTTTACGGAGTAGTTATTGCAACTGGTATGATACTAGGCGTGCTAATGGCTCAATGGCAAGCAAAAAGAACAGGTCAAAATCCAGAATTGTATCTTGACTTTGCTCTTTACGCAATTATACTTTCAGTAATTGGAGCAAGAATATATTATGTTGCGTTTGCTTGGGATGAATTTAAAGCTGACCCAATTCAAATAATCAACCTTAGAACTGGCGGCCTAGCAATCTATGGTGGTGTGATTACGGCTGTGATTACAGGACTTGTTTACTGTAGAATAAAAAAGGTTTCCTTTGGTTTACTAGGGGATACTGGTATGCTTGGTATGCTAGTGGGACAAATTATTGGTCGATGGGGAAATTTCTTTAATAAAGAAGCGTTTGGAAAATATACAGATGGATTATTTGCAATGCAACTTGATATTAATGCAGTAAGTAGCGATTATACTTGTTCTTTGGCAACACTTACAAATCGTTATGCGGATAGACCAGATGCATTAGAACGCATTATTGAAATTAGAAATAATACAAAGCTAATTGACGGTATTACGTATATACAAGTACATCCTACTTTTTTATATGAATCTGTTTGGAATTTGATTTTACTAATATGTTTGATTTTTTATTCAAAACATAAGAAATTCAACGGTGAGATATTATTATTATATTTAGCTGGTTATGGACTAGGCAGAGTATGGATTGAAGGACTTAGAACGGATCAATTGTTCTTATGGAATTCACCAATTGCGGTATCACAGCTTTTATCTGCTTTATTAGTAATTGTATCGATTTTAATTATTGCAATAATAAGAATACGTTTAAAGAAAAAAACTGCGTAA
- the rpe gene encoding ribulose-phosphate 3-epimerase, producing the protein MYKLSPSILASDFSKLGECIHKVETAGADYLHIDVMDGSFVPSISFGMPVIQSIRKNTKMIFDVHLMIDEPIRYIDDFVSAGADIITIHAEACKHLHRTVMAVKEKGIKVGVSLNPATPVSVLKHVISELDMVLIMSVNPGFGGQKFLPFTLDKIKELKELMNEVGSVAEIEVDGGITLSNVEEVMEAGANVFVAGTSVFKGDIEENVKAFKEIFNK; encoded by the coding sequence ATGTACAAACTTTCCCCATCAATTTTAGCTTCAGATTTTAGCAAATTAGGCGAATGCATCCATAAAGTAGAAACGGCAGGAGCAGACTATCTACACATTGATGTTATGGATGGTAGCTTTGTTCCAAGTATATCATTTGGAATGCCAGTAATACAGTCTATTAGAAAAAATACGAAAATGATATTTGATGTTCATTTAATGATAGATGAACCAATAAGATACATTGATGATTTTGTATCAGCTGGTGCAGATATTATTACAATTCATGCAGAAGCATGTAAACATCTTCATCGAACAGTAATGGCAGTAAAAGAAAAAGGAATTAAAGTTGGAGTTTCATTAAATCCTGCAACACCGGTTTCTGTTTTAAAACATGTGATAAGCGAACTTGATATGGTACTTATCATGTCAGTAAATCCAGGGTTTGGTGGTCAAAAATTCTTACCATTTACACTAGATAAAATAAAAGAATTAAAAGAATTAATGAATGAAGTAGGTAGCGTTGCTGAGATTGAAGTGGATGGTGGTATTACCTTAAGTAATGTAGAAGAGGTAATGGAAGCAGGAGCGAATGTCTTTGTTGCAGGTACTTCTGTATTTAAAGGTGATATAGAAGAAAACGTGAAAGCCTTCAAAGAAATTTTTAATAAATAA
- the rsgA gene encoding ribosome small subunit-dependent GTPase A: MHGKIMKGIAGFYYVNLESLGLYECKAKGVFRNKKIKPLVGDNVEIDIIDEDKKVGNITDVIERKSELIRPAVANVDQAIVIFAAADPAPNLNLLDRFLVMMQNQNIETIICFNKIDKISEEEKDAIEAIYKDSGSKVKFISVRFDKGLEEVKELLKNKTTVLAGPSGVGKSSFVNKINPEAEMETGAISEKIKRGKHTTRHSELIYLGEETYIMDTPGFSSLALFDMEKEDLKECYPEFYMFDEPCRFLGCVHINEPNCVIKENVQNGKISETRYLNYKLLYEELKNQKRY; this comes from the coding sequence ATGCATGGAAAGATAATGAAGGGTATTGCGGGGTTTTATTATGTTAATTTAGAATCTTTAGGCTTATATGAATGTAAGGCAAAAGGAGTTTTTCGTAACAAAAAAATAAAGCCCCTAGTTGGAGATAATGTTGAGATTGATATTATCGATGAAGACAAAAAAGTAGGAAATATAACAGATGTAATAGAGCGGAAAAGTGAGTTAATTCGTCCGGCGGTTGCCAATGTAGATCAAGCAATTGTGATCTTTGCGGCAGCCGACCCGGCTCCGAATTTAAATTTGCTAGACCGTTTTTTAGTCATGATGCAAAATCAGAATATAGAAACAATTATCTGTTTCAACAAGATAGATAAAATTTCTGAAGAAGAGAAAGATGCTATAGAGGCGATTTATAAGGATTCTGGTTCTAAAGTTAAATTTATTAGTGTTAGATTTGATAAAGGTTTAGAAGAAGTAAAAGAACTTTTAAAAAATAAAACTACTGTACTTGCAGGACCTTCTGGGGTTGGCAAGTCTTCCTTTGTTAATAAGATAAATCCAGAGGCAGAAATGGAAACTGGAGCTATTAGTGAAAAGATTAAACGAGGGAAGCATACTACAAGACATTCTGAATTAATCTACTTGGGTGAAGAAACTTATATTATGGATACACCAGGATTTAGTTCCCTCGCTCTTTTTGATATGGAAAAAGAAGATTTAAAAGAATGTTATCCTGAATTTTATATGTTTGATGAACCATGTAGATTTCTTGGCTGTGTGCATATTAATGAGCCAAATTGCGTAATTAAAGAAAATGTACAAAATGGTAAAATAAGCGAAACACGCTATTTAAATTACAAATTATTATATGAAGAATTAAAAAACCAAAAGAGATATTAG
- a CDS encoding peptidoglycan D,D-transpeptidase FtsI family protein has protein sequence MSRQPKKKKIKKFTSRMQAKLLLVFCVLLALMVTLIGRLIYLNHKDGARYEKRVLSQQSYVSSTKPFKRGSIVDSNGTILASSDKVYNVILDPKIISMDEDYIDPTLKALNEVFGVDIETLKTLISEKKETSSYEKILKGQDYELVSAFEALSKKDKNIKGIWFEEEYVRNYPYGSLASHVIGFSNTENVGTGGIEQYYNSTLNGVNGRTYGYFDSELNLKRTVKEAKDGNTLVTTINVNVQRLVEEHIKKFQDEIGSENIAVILMDPNTGGIIAMASNEGYDLNDPYDLSKYYTDAEVKAMTEEEKLDALYKMWRNFAVSDSYEPGSTAKPFTVAAGLEEDLVTPESTFLCTGHKVVGGWTIHCNNKSGHGYVTLAQALMKSCNPALMEIGDLEGREIFHYYQEHFGLGKKTGIDLPAEAEGTLYSLNQLNVTELATNSFGQGFTVTMPQMVAAYSSLVNGGYYYKPHVVKEVRDASGATIESYDNQLVSETVSTSTSEFIKEAMFLTVDQGTAKAAQVEGYKVGGKTGTAQKLPRSAKKYIVSFIGGVPADNPEVVIYTVIDEVHDEEKKASSSVATQLTSEILSDVLPFLGIYPDGEIDYKVDLPVNKDQSVDPNNQSGTNQADGEDESSSLEDFIYDPTQDEENPDALSDEAN, from the coding sequence ATGAGCAGACAACCTAAGAAAAAGAAAATTAAAAAATTCACCTCACGAATGCAAGCAAAGTTATTGCTTGTTTTTTGTGTTTTATTAGCACTTATGGTGACTTTAATCGGTAGATTGATATATCTAAATCATAAAGATGGTGCTCGTTATGAAAAACGAGTACTTTCCCAGCAAAGCTATGTAAGTTCAACGAAACCTTTTAAACGTGGAAGTATCGTTGACTCCAATGGAACTATTTTAGCTTCCAGCGATAAAGTATATAATGTAATTCTTGATCCTAAGATTATTTCAATGGATGAAGATTATATTGACCCAACTTTAAAGGCATTAAATGAAGTGTTTGGTGTTGATATAGAAACACTTAAAACATTAATTAGCGAGAAAAAGGAAACAAGCTCTTATGAAAAGATTTTAAAGGGACAAGATTATGAGTTGGTTTCTGCTTTTGAAGCATTATCAAAAAAGGATAAAAATATAAAGGGAATTTGGTTTGAAGAAGAATATGTTCGTAATTATCCATATGGAAGCTTAGCCTCTCATGTCATTGGTTTTTCTAATACAGAAAACGTTGGTACAGGGGGAATTGAACAGTATTATAACTCCACATTAAATGGTGTAAATGGACGTACTTACGGATATTTTGATTCCGAACTTAATCTAAAGAGAACTGTAAAAGAAGCAAAAGATGGGAATACCTTAGTAACAACAATTAATGTTAATGTACAACGACTTGTTGAAGAACATATTAAGAAATTCCAAGATGAAATAGGTAGTGAGAACATTGCTGTTATATTAATGGATCCTAACACTGGTGGGATTATCGCAATGGCTTCAAACGAAGGTTATGATTTAAATGATCCATATGATTTGTCAAAATATTATACAGATGCTGAAGTAAAGGCGATGACAGAAGAAGAAAAGTTAGATGCCCTTTATAAAATGTGGAGAAACTTTGCAGTTAGTGACTCTTATGAACCAGGTTCTACAGCAAAACCTTTTACGGTAGCTGCGGGATTAGAAGAAGATTTAGTAACACCAGAATCAACGTTTCTTTGTACAGGACATAAGGTTGTTGGTGGTTGGACAATCCATTGTAATAATAAGAGTGGTCATGGTTACGTTACTTTAGCGCAAGCATTAATGAAATCATGTAACCCTGCACTTATGGAAATTGGAGATTTAGAAGGTAGAGAAATCTTCCATTATTATCAGGAACATTTTGGTTTAGGTAAGAAAACAGGAATTGACTTACCAGCAGAAGCAGAAGGAACTTTATATAGCCTTAATCAATTAAATGTTACAGAACTTGCTACGAATAGTTTTGGACAAGGTTTTACTGTAACTATGCCACAAATGGTGGCTGCTTATAGTTCACTAGTAAATGGTGGTTACTATTATAAGCCTCATGTTGTAAAAGAAGTTAGAGATGCAAGTGGTGCAACCATTGAATCCTATGATAATCAATTGGTATCAGAAACAGTTTCTACTTCTACCTCTGAATTTATTAAAGAAGCAATGTTTCTTACGGTTGATCAAGGTACAGCAAAGGCTGCACAGGTGGAAGGATACAAAGTTGGTGGAAAAACAGGAACAGCGCAAAAACTACCAAGAAGTGCGAAAAAATATATTGTTTCCTTTATTGGTGGTGTGCCAGCAGATAATCCAGAAGTAGTTATCTATACGGTTATTGATGAGGTTCATGATGAAGAGAAAAAAGCATCAAGTTCCGTTGCTACTCAATTAACAAGTGAAATCTTAAGTGACGTACTACCTTTCTTAGGCATCTATCCAGATGGAGAAATTGATTATAAAGTTGATTTACCAGTAAATAAAGATCAATCGGTAGATCCTAATAACCAGTCTGGTACCAATCAAGCAGATGGTGAGGATGAAAGTTCAAGTTTAGAAGATTTTATCTATGATCCTACTCAAGATGAAGAAAATCCAGATGCTCTTTCAGATGAAGCAAACTAG
- the ychF gene encoding redox-regulated ATPase YchF yields MKLGIVGLPNVGKSTLFNSLTKAGAESANYPFCTIDPNIGIVPVPDERLKVLGDLYNTEKIIPAAIEFVDIAGLVKGASKGEGLGNQFLSNIREVDAIVHVVRCFEDSNIIHVEGSIDPLRDIETINLELIFSDIEIIERRLSKSIKGSKNDKSLAKEVEVLTKLKAFLEEGKLAKGFPTDDEEEIEIIASLNLLTYKPVIYAANVNDDELADDAINNPHVNAVREFAKQESSEVFVICAQIEQEIAELDDEEKKMFLEELGLKESGLEKLIRASYSILGLISYLTAGPKETRAWTITKGTKAPGAAGKIHSDFERGFIRAEIVSYQNLVDCGSFNAAKDKGLVRSEGKEYVVQDGDVVLFRFNV; encoded by the coding sequence ATGAAATTAGGTATCGTTGGATTGCCGAATGTCGGTAAAAGTACATTATTTAATTCACTAACAAAGGCAGGAGCAGAATCAGCAAATTATCCATTCTGTACAATTGATCCAAATATCGGTATTGTTCCAGTTCCGGATGAAAGATTAAAGGTGCTTGGAGACTTATATAATACAGAAAAGATTATTCCAGCAGCAATTGAATTTGTAGATATTGCAGGTTTGGTTAAAGGAGCATCTAAGGGTGAAGGACTTGGTAATCAGTTCCTTTCTAATATTCGTGAAGTAGATGCAATCGTTCATGTAGTACGTTGTTTTGAAGATTCCAATATTATTCACGTGGAAGGTTCCATTGATCCACTAAGAGATATTGAAACTATAAATTTAGAGTTAATCTTCTCTGATATTGAGATTATTGAAAGAAGATTATCAAAATCAATCAAAGGTTCTAAAAATGATAAATCTCTTGCAAAAGAAGTTGAGGTGCTTACAAAATTAAAAGCATTCCTTGAGGAAGGCAAATTAGCAAAAGGTTTTCCTACCGATGATGAAGAAGAAATTGAAATCATTGCAAGCTTAAATCTTCTTACTTATAAACCAGTAATCTATGCTGCAAATGTAAATGATGATGAATTAGCAGACGATGCAATTAATAATCCACATGTAAATGCAGTAAGAGAATTTGCTAAACAAGAATCTAGTGAAGTATTTGTTATCTGTGCTCAGATTGAGCAAGAAATTGCTGAATTAGATGATGAAGAGAAAAAGATGTTTTTAGAAGAATTAGGTCTAAAAGAATCTGGATTAGAAAAATTAATACGTGCTAGTTATTCTATTCTTGGTTTAATTAGTTATCTAACTGCTGGACCAAAAGAAACAAGAGCATGGACTATTACAAAAGGAACAAAGGCACCTGGTGCTGCTGGAAAAATCCATTCCGATTTCGAAAGAGGATTTATTCGTGCAGAAATCGTAAGCTATCAAAATCTCGTTGATTGTGGAAGTTTTAATGCTGCAAAAGACAAAGGACTCGTTCGTTCTGAAGGAAAAGAGTATGTTGTACAAGATGGTGATGTTGTTTTATTTAGATTCAATGTATAA